A window of Gemmatimonadales bacterium contains these coding sequences:
- a CDS encoding carbon-nitrogen hydrolase family protein, whose translation MTARVVRVAAVQAAAAFLDLAGTLDRTEEWARRAAAEGAKIIAFPETWLPGYPAWLDSSPEAAVWAHPGAKVVFARLMENAVVVPSASTERLATLARELGVTLVLGAHERAGRTLYNALLTFGPDGSLLNHHRKLMPTYSEKLIWGIGDGHGLRAVDTGLARVGGLVCWEHWMPLARQAMHDAGEEIHVAVWPGVPEMHQVASRHYAFEGRCFVIAVGSILRLSEMPAELPPVEKYAKNPNGLMLAGGSAIIAPNGRYLAGPAFDEEVIVAADCDLSEIAKESQTLDVSGHYSRRDVLDLVVKHSPPRH comes from the coding sequence ATGACGGCGCGAGTGGTGCGGGTGGCCGCGGTGCAGGCCGCCGCGGCGTTCCTCGATCTTGCCGGCACGCTGGACCGCACGGAGGAATGGGCGCGCCGCGCCGCGGCCGAGGGCGCGAAGATCATCGCGTTCCCCGAGACGTGGTTGCCGGGATACCCGGCCTGGCTCGATTCGTCTCCGGAGGCGGCGGTGTGGGCGCACCCCGGGGCGAAGGTCGTCTTCGCCCGCCTGATGGAGAACGCGGTAGTCGTGCCGAGCGCGTCCACGGAACGGCTTGCGACCCTCGCGCGCGAGCTGGGTGTCACGCTCGTCCTGGGCGCTCACGAGCGCGCGGGCCGCACGCTGTACAACGCGCTCCTCACCTTCGGGCCCGACGGCTCGCTGCTCAATCACCATCGCAAGCTGATGCCCACCTACAGCGAGAAGCTGATCTGGGGCATCGGCGACGGTCATGGGCTCCGGGCGGTGGACACGGGCCTGGCGCGGGTGGGCGGGCTGGTGTGCTGGGAACACTGGATGCCGCTCGCCCGTCAGGCGATGCACGATGCGGGCGAGGAGATCCACGTGGCGGTCTGGCCCGGTGTGCCGGAGATGCACCAGGTGGCTTCGCGCCACTACGCGTTCGAGGGTCGCTGTTTCGTGATCGCGGTGGGGAGCATCCTGCGGCTGTCCGAGATGCCCGCCGAGCTGCCGCCGGTAGAGAAGTACGCGAAGAATCCCAACGGGCTGATGCTCGCGGGCGGGAGCGCCATAATCGCGCCGAACGGCCGCTATCTGGCGGGTCCCGCGTTCGACGAGGAGGTCATCGTCGCCGCCGATTGCGACCTCTCGGAGATCGCGAAAGAGTCGCAGACGCTGGATGTGAGCGGGCACTACAGCCGGCGGGACGTGCTCGATCTGGTGGTGAAACACTCGCCCCCCCGGCATTAG
- a CDS encoding BrxA/BrxB family bacilliredoxin, with translation MKPLNILDQAGASRPSMYDERLVAPMREDLTSVGFEELRTPEEVDATLKDSKGTVLVMVNSVCGCAAGRARPGVKLALRSAPLKPAKLATVFAGQDRDATDRARSYFAGNPPTSPQVALFKDGELVYLMQRHQIEGRDAPDIAADLVKVFEKNCG, from the coding sequence ATGAAGCCACTCAACATTCTGGATCAGGCCGGCGCGAGCCGGCCCTCGATGTACGACGAGCGCCTGGTCGCTCCGATGCGCGAGGATCTTACCAGCGTCGGCTTCGAGGAGCTGCGGACGCCGGAAGAGGTGGACGCGACCCTCAAGGATTCCAAGGGCACCGTTCTCGTGATGGTGAACTCGGTCTGCGGCTGCGCGGCGGGCCGGGCGCGGCCGGGCGTGAAGCTGGCGCTCCGGTCGGCGCCGCTGAAGCCGGCCAAACTGGCGACGGTGTTCGCGGGGCAGGACCGTGACGCCACCGATCGCGCGCGAAGCTATTTCGCCGGCAACCCGCCCACCTCACCGCAGGTGGCGTTGTTCAAGGACGGCGAGCTCGTGTACTTGATGCAGCGGCACCAGATCGAGGGAAGGGACGCGCCGGACATCGCCGCGGACCTGGTGAAGGTGTTCGAGAAGAACTGCGGCTAA
- a CDS encoding PQQ-like beta-propeller repeat protein — protein sequence MTSGHKVLGMLVAALCLVNACVSVPRSAPSSQDHAWRAYLGSSLRAPAARESVNADPQPVWRADLGRGIVGGPAFSEDLVAISLIDRQVAILDRATGEVIWRRRLTTNVGAGPLLADDRIFVATQTGTGRVYALRLTNGRSIWSAQAGDVVAPLALGETELYSASIEGLVTQFSAASGLRHWRVPLSGAVRTAPVPVPIGVVIATAADSIFLLDGASGAIRARRATRGTVLAAPALFADSLLLLGTMGGRLEALDSRTFEVRWGIDLGGGVVGSVAVRERTAYALTTRGQLWIVPLDGPERARSVALGVVARAGPVPVTGGVFVCGVNGELALVDEMGVRKWTARLEPPVMEPVIVEGRMVLAVSQRGEVVAFR from the coding sequence GATGCTAGTCGCGGCGCTGTGCCTCGTCAACGCGTGCGTGAGCGTTCCGCGGTCCGCGCCTTCGTCGCAGGACCACGCCTGGCGCGCATACCTCGGCTCCTCGCTGCGGGCGCCGGCGGCGCGCGAGTCGGTCAACGCCGATCCGCAGCCCGTGTGGCGCGCCGACCTGGGCCGCGGCATCGTCGGCGGGCCGGCGTTCTCCGAAGACCTCGTCGCGATCTCGCTGATAGACCGCCAAGTGGCTATCCTCGACCGCGCGACGGGCGAGGTCATCTGGCGCCGGCGGCTCACCACCAACGTGGGCGCGGGCCCGCTCCTCGCCGACGACCGCATCTTCGTGGCCACCCAGACCGGAACCGGCCGCGTCTACGCGCTCAGGCTGACGAACGGCAGGTCGATCTGGTCGGCTCAGGCCGGCGACGTGGTCGCGCCCCTGGCCCTTGGAGAAACAGAACTGTACTCTGCGTCGATCGAGGGGCTCGTCACCCAGTTCTCCGCGGCGAGCGGCCTCCGGCATTGGCGCGTGCCGCTCTCCGGCGCAGTCCGCACCGCGCCGGTGCCCGTGCCCATCGGAGTGGTCATCGCGACGGCTGCGGACTCGATCTTCCTGCTGGATGGCGCGAGCGGGGCGATCCGCGCGCGGCGCGCCACCCGCGGTACGGTCCTCGCGGCACCCGCGCTCTTCGCCGATTCCCTGCTGCTGCTGGGTACGATGGGCGGACGGCTCGAAGCGCTGGACTCGCGCACGTTCGAAGTGCGCTGGGGCATCGACCTGGGCGGCGGCGTGGTTGGGAGCGTTGCGGTGCGCGAGCGGACGGCATATGCGTTGACCACGCGCGGACAGCTGTGGATCGTTCCGCTGGACGGGCCGGAGCGCGCCCGGAGCGTCGCGCTCGGCGTGGTCGCGCGGGCGGGCCCGGTGCCGGTGACTGGAGGCGTGTTCGTGTGCGGGGTGAACGGCGAGCTGGCGCTGGTGGACGAGATGGGAGTGCGGAAGTGGACGGCGAGGCTGGAGCCGCCCGTAATGGAGCCGGTTATCGTTGAGGGGAGGATGGTGCTGGCGGTGTCACAAAGGGGAGAGGTGGTGGCGTTCAGGTGA